The genomic DNA ATCCCTGGCTTCACCTGCTCAAGATGAAGGAACCCAGGGGACTGGGCGCGCACGGCGCAGGCAGCTACCATAGCGCTCAGCATGACAATGGAGATTGGGGAACGAACCGACAACACTCGCATCAGGACTCTCCGATCCGGAAAAAACAAATGGGTAGCGCCTCTGGTGCGGTGAGTGCCATGCCTCGAGGCAACGCTACCCATGCGCATAACTCTGACACCTTTGCTCGGAACCCTACTGGACGCGCACATTTGGGGTTCCGTGCGGCCTGCATGCCGCATTCAGGCAAACAGGGCAGCCGGCTATGCTTTCACGATACAGTCGACTGGGCAGACCTCCACGCAACGGGGGCTGTCGTAGTGCCCTTTGCATTCCACGCACACGGCAGGATCAATCACGTAAATCTCGTCGCCCTCGCTGATGGCGCTCACCGGGCATTCTGGCTCACAGGCGCCACAGCTGATGCACTCCTCGGTAATCTTCATGGCCATGGTGATACCCTCCTAGTTCGTGATACCCTCTCCTGTTCCTCTGTGGCGTCTGGTGCGATGCGGCGCCACGTTGCGAGGTCCTCCCGGCTTCAGAGCCCGGTTCGGGGACGCTAAATATACCAATAAAAACCACCCACGTCAAGAGGAAATTCCGGGAAGCTCCAAACCGCAGAGCTCACATGGCATCGCTCGCTGTTCGCACTTGCATTTCAGGCGAGAAAATCATATATTGCACGCACCTTGCTAGCCGGGCTTTTCTCTAAGGAAACTCCCATGCCCCTGCTCGCTGCGGTCAACATCAGCAAGTCATTCCCTGGCGTGCGGGCGCTCAAGGACGTCAGCCTC from candidate division KSB1 bacterium includes the following:
- a CDS encoding YfhL family 4Fe-4S dicluster ferredoxin; this translates as MAMKITEECISCGACEPECPVSAISEGDEIYVIDPAVCVECKGHYDSPRCVEVCPVDCIVKA